The region tgagaatagcATGAGTTGCTTGCCCTTTTCTCTTTCTAAGCCCTTGGCGATACGGAATGGTGCTTAGAATGCAGGTTGAAATAAGAAGAACATACACAGTAAATTGAGTTTGTTTCATCCATCATTCCAAACagcaccatacatgtacacctaaTTATTGCCCTGTGAACGTGCAGTTATGTACTGTTAATTGATACCTGAGATCACTGTAACGGAGAAATTATCTTACTAACAGTCAATTATTGAGTCTGTTTCATCCTCATTCCAAACTCACCGTGCATGTATGCACCACATCCACTGCAGTGGATTCTATTTATTttgataataaaataattgagcataattatagtaatataTACCAAGGTCTATGGCTCTTTGTATATAGTCTCTTAATCTATATGATCATGCAGGGTTCTTGTTGTAACGTACCTGGCCTAGactctataatatagctagatctagcgtcgaatccaggccgattaaaatacggcctggtatctattgcatgtgtaattaatcataggcgtggtccatacacgcTCACGTACTATGTACATGAAGCTTTATagccttgctagctagctgtggccctctacggtgttgtcgagaaggcttgcacactagtctgaaaccagaagaggctctcatccacctctatgatggttggatggtcgtgatgttttgaacttggtttctgtacaaatgagagcttcttctggcttcagactagtgtgcaaacCTTCTCTACAACACCATAGAGTGCCACAGCTAGCCAGCaagtcttctcgacaacgcaatagagagcataagccacagcttcacaggagacaaatatttgttaaaattaatacggaaagaaactagtaaacaaactagtttacggtataattttacaaaagtttactaaagtataacgagttacccagattctgggtaactcagttcgcgcatgtgcactatcacccatgcaatagagaccaggccgtattttaatcagcctggtctcgaggctaagctAGACCATGCACTGTTTGTTAACTGTAACTTTATTGATGCCTAGTGACAGAGGTTTACTTAATAGCATCTGAATATGATAATGACAactgagcaataattatgcacaaacACTAGCTGACTTGACACAACAGAAACAAAACCTCTCAGTGTCTAACAACAGGACAAACAGGAACCATTCTGACATATATAACAAAGCTTACGCATGaatatactatactatatatactataagTCTTAAATAAGTGTTTAATCTGGGTAACCCCTCTAGATTCATAGCCATATATAGGTTGTGTTAACCCGAGGTCAggccgcggccagcgggttatagtagtctgttggtttgtctgAACATCTGAGTCTATTCACCATGCCATAGTGCTGCTCTTTAcggcatggatagcctccacacaacaagttattggTTTCTTAATACTGGcatattttgatgttaaagctatACAAGCGAGCAAAAGTTGGTTTCACGTACACGTTGGCTGCATAGTTAACACACGGCCTTTATTTGAGGGtatgtatttacagctgaagttaTCCCTACCAGGAACattggaaaagggtcactaaagtagaaagctgtaggTGCTGATTTTtatataattaccgtatagcgcgaaatttttgaggggcttaattttcgcggatttcatgggttagaattctacacgaaaattaaatccacgaaaattgttctttaattagaattacctgctataacgtgcaaagatttaaaggcgtggcttccggtaagcagtcattccacgaacattgtgcaacgaaatggcttttagaggccaatctacgaaatataagtgcctcgaaaatttcgcgctatacggtattatactTAATACTTTTTTcatcaaccatgcatgcatgatgtcatcactcgatataattattgtggcagACACCCAGGTCATGGTTTTATGGTTTTAAGTACCTGACAGGGTCATAACGATATTATGCACGGCTTGCACAATGCTCTACAACTGAAAAATAATACTGACAAAATGACATGCACTAAGTCTAGTCACTAGCATGCATCAGCCTGTATTCAATAACTATCATCATAATTACATCTTGTTTTTTAGCACAAGTATTATATATCAGTCCTTATTTAGGCCATGTTGGATTTGGTGGATGACACGAGGGATTTCCGGGAGAGCAACGTTCTTGTATACCAGCTGGTTCAGCACTACAGTTagaccccacacacactgggtGCTTCTTGCCCTTGAAACGAATGCAAGTACACTCCACTTCATCTGCATATAGTGTTTGCTTAATCATGATCACAGTTCACAGTTATTGTTAACAATCATGCTAGCATCGTACCCAGGCCAAGTTTCCGCAGATGAGCGAACAACTAGTCGGCCTGGGAACAATGTTAACAAACATGTATGCTCACCATTTTGGTCTATACACATTTCCTGACTGGGAGCTTCTTCTTCCTTTGCCTCTGCCATTTCCTTGAGCAACTCTTGAATGCGATTAAAGTCTGCACTCCTCCGTATTGGTCGATCTATACAaggattgtataattattagactgtGCACGCCTTTTTGCGTCTAATTTTCAACCAATAACTTaaccctatataattattatcgtggGCATGCCTTGCACAAAAGTAATAGTCTAGGTGCTTGATTCACTTCCTTGACTAGATTTACTAACATATacatatgcaaactttgcaTTCATGCAACATAGTTATATAAATACCTGAATTAGGTACGGCTGTTGCCATCATTGCCACAGCAACCACGAGAACACAGGCGATGATGAGACCCTTCATTCTCCAAACAGATTTAGATAAGACTCAGATGGTTGCTGATTGGTTGTTCAACTTCAGTTAGTTGGCGAGTGTGGTCATGGATGTGTGTAGCCACCTAGCATCAT is a window of Halichondria panicea chromosome 13, odHalPani1.1, whole genome shotgun sequence DNA encoding:
- the LOC135346365 gene encoding uncharacterized protein LOC135346365 isoform X2; amino-acid sequence: MKSLIIASVLVVAMAMMAAAAPNPDRPIRRSADFNRIQELLKEMAEAKEEEAPSQEMCIDQNDEVECTCIRFKGKKHPVCVGSNCSAEPAGIQERCSPGNPSCHPPNPTWPK
- the LOC135346365 gene encoding uncharacterized protein LOC135346365 isoform X1 — its product is MKGLIIACVLVVAVAMMATAVPNSDRPIRRSADFNRIQELLKEMAEAKEEEAPSQEMCIDQNDEVECTCIRFKGKKHPVCVGSNCSAEPAGIQERCSPGNPSCHPPNPTWPK